From a region of the Candidatus Dormiibacterota bacterium genome:
- a CDS encoding branched-chain amino acid ABC transporter permease, which translates to MEELLQTLIIAVIAGSFYSLIALGMVLVYRTTGVLNVAHGGIGVLCGFVAWDLITLRHVPYYLGVLTGIVVAVLIGLGFERIVIRRLAGRPDLQTISTLALFILAEGFVFIVPWWGNTWGQLFPSPLLDRTVRIPLANYSVTYDQIVLLVATAAVFGGLAYLLRRTRLGMAMRAISDDGTAARLMGVRSRLISPVVWGLAFGLSGLTTMLLAPILFLDNQSLTGLTLKALTVTFIGGLVSLPLTVAGAMGLALLEAISQVYFPGAKGLADAWPFILLVLVLAARFARQHGSLDDQAVVRA; encoded by the coding sequence GTGGAGGAACTGCTCCAGACCCTGATCATCGCGGTGATCGCGGGCTCGTTCTACTCGCTGATCGCCCTGGGGATGGTGCTCGTCTACCGGACCACCGGCGTGCTCAACGTCGCCCACGGCGGCATCGGCGTGCTCTGCGGCTTCGTCGCCTGGGACCTGATCACGCTGCGCCACGTGCCCTACTACCTGGGGGTGCTCACCGGCATCGTGGTGGCGGTGCTGATCGGCCTCGGCTTCGAGCGCATCGTCATCCGCCGCCTCGCCGGGCGGCCCGACCTGCAGACCATCTCCACCCTCGCCCTCTTCATCCTCGCCGAGGGGTTCGTGTTCATCGTCCCCTGGTGGGGCAACACCTGGGGCCAGCTCTTCCCCTCGCCACTCCTCGACAGAACGGTGCGGATCCCGCTGGCCAACTACTCCGTGACCTACGACCAGATCGTGCTGCTGGTGGCCACCGCCGCGGTCTTCGGCGGCCTCGCCTACCTGCTCCGCCGCACCCGGCTGGGAATGGCGATGCGCGCGATCTCCGACGACGGCACCGCCGCCCGGCTGATGGGGGTGCGCTCGCGGCTGATCTCCCCGGTGGTCTGGGGGCTGGCGTTCGGCCTGTCCGGCCTCACCACCATGCTGCTCGCTCCCATCCTCTTCCTCGACAACCAGTCGCTCACCGGGCTCACCCTCAAGGCGCTGACCGTGACCTTCATCGGCGGCCTGGTCTCGCTGCCGCTGACGGTTGCGGGGGCGATGGGGCTGGCGCTGCTCGAGGCGATCAGCCAGGTCTACTTCCCCGGCGCCAAGGGCCTGGCCGACGCCTGGCCCTTCATCCTCCTGGTGCTGGTGCTG
- a CDS encoding ABC transporter substrate-binding protein — MIRSRPLLAGSALALLVAACGGGSTAQRAAIEQQQAQAPSGGQAAPGAALPGSGTAPQQGTAPQSGTQSSNAAVPGAAGAAPAPGAAGGPPAGVRPAGSVPGPAKPGAGVPQPGAGGATDTGVTATTIKLGHIGIYSGPVGSFGANLSYACRAILQSANDTGGINGRKYDVLVRDDAWDATKGSAAVRDLVERQNVFAMACSQSVPTNDAVTPYLDQQKVPNVGSDGWGEAQYAGAWSFPVGASAVNQAQNLADYQLAHGTRKVGVLYLNNTTGQAYADAYKKILEAGGGQMAVAQAANFDDPGTSTFLAQCRVNNVDTITTMLDPGIFARMVREAAAQSYKPQHGYSGNAALYFQVTPQFTGPTAAGTIAAIDWTPDDPTGPAAGSAGYRLYKQTVEHYYPNIDHSNWTKAAFVGGTMLNNALKRLGLDLTRQRLKDDLDRLSGFDTGLGPQVNFSVGHHRSNKTTYLVQLQDVGGGKLGWKYIAGPIVNPHL, encoded by the coding sequence GTGATCCGATCACGTCCACTACTCGCGGGCTCCGCGCTCGCCCTGCTGGTGGCCGCCTGCGGGGGCGGGAGCACGGCGCAGCGGGCGGCCATCGAGCAGCAGCAGGCGCAGGCGCCGTCGGGCGGCCAGGCCGCGCCCGGCGCCGCCCTCCCCGGCTCGGGCACCGCGCCGCAGCAGGGCACCGCGCCCCAGTCCGGAACCCAGTCGTCGAACGCGGCCGTCCCCGGGGCCGCGGGTGCGGCTCCGGCTCCCGGCGCGGCCGGCGGACCTCCCGCCGGGGTCAGGCCCGCCGGCAGCGTCCCCGGTCCCGCGAAGCCCGGCGCGGGGGTCCCCCAGCCCGGCGCCGGCGGCGCCACCGACACCGGCGTCACGGCGACCACGATCAAGCTCGGTCACATCGGCATCTACTCGGGACCCGTCGGCTCCTTCGGCGCCAACCTGTCGTACGCCTGCCGCGCCATCCTGCAGTCGGCCAACGACACCGGCGGCATCAACGGCCGGAAGTACGACGTGCTGGTGCGCGACGACGCCTGGGACGCCACCAAGGGCAGTGCCGCGGTCCGCGACCTGGTCGAGCGCCAGAACGTCTTCGCGATGGCGTGCAGCCAGTCGGTGCCGACCAACGACGCGGTGACGCCCTACCTCGACCAGCAGAAGGTTCCCAACGTCGGCAGCGACGGCTGGGGCGAGGCGCAGTACGCCGGTGCCTGGAGCTTCCCGGTGGGCGCCTCGGCGGTCAACCAGGCGCAGAACCTCGCCGACTACCAGCTCGCGCACGGTACCCGGAAGGTCGGCGTCCTCTACCTCAACAACACCACCGGCCAGGCCTACGCCGATGCCTACAAGAAGATCCTCGAGGCCGGCGGCGGCCAGATGGCGGTCGCCCAGGCCGCCAACTTCGACGACCCCGGCACCTCGACCTTCCTCGCCCAGTGCCGGGTCAACAACGTCGACACCATCACCACGATGCTCGACCCGGGCATCTTCGCGCGGATGGTGCGCGAGGCGGCGGCGCAGAGCTACAAGCCGCAGCACGGCTACTCCGGCAACGCGGCGCTGTACTTCCAGGTCACGCCCCAGTTCACCGGCCCCACCGCGGCGGGGACGATCGCGGCCATCGACTGGACGCCCGACGACCCCACCGGTCCCGCGGCGGGCAGCGCCGGCTACCGGCTGTACAAGCAGACGGTCGAGCACTACTACCCGAACATCGACCACTCCAACTGGACCAAGGCGGCGTTCGTCGGCGGCACCATGCTCAACAACGCTCTCAAGCGCCTTGGCCTCGACCTCACCCGCCAGCGGCTCAAGGACGACCTCGACCGCCTCAGCGGATTCGACACCGGGCTCGGCCCCCAGGTCAACTTCAGCGTCGGCCATCACCGGTCGAACAAGACCACCTACCTGGTGCAGCTGCAGGACGTGGGCGGGGGGAAGCTC